The Acidobacteriota bacterium genome includes a region encoding these proteins:
- a CDS encoding XRE family transcriptional regulator: protein MLSATLSSGLREYAVGSKLRALRLKKKMGLVELGRHTGLSAAMISKVERGVLFPTLPTLLRIALVFGVGLDHFFTASTPRKASGTVRSGERTRFSERLGGREVAWEFECLDFTATERKLNSYWVKFAAPARPRAHEHAGAEFIHVLKGRLALTLGTEAHELDEGDSMYFDSAQPHSYSRLGARPCEAIVVTTGG, encoded by the coding sequence ATGTTGTCCGCGACTCTCAGTAGTGGCCTGCGCGAGTACGCCGTCGGTTCCAAGCTGCGCGCGCTGCGGCTGAAGAAGAAGATGGGCCTGGTCGAGCTGGGCCGCCACACCGGCCTGTCGGCGGCCATGATCTCGAAGGTCGAGCGCGGCGTCCTGTTTCCCACGCTGCCGACGCTGTTGCGGATTGCGCTGGTGTTCGGCGTCGGGCTGGATCATTTCTTCACCGCCTCAACCCCCCGCAAGGCGTCCGGCACTGTCCGGAGCGGCGAACGAACGCGGTTCAGCGAGCGGCTGGGCGGGCGCGAGGTGGCGTGGGAGTTCGAGTGCCTGGACTTCACTGCGACCGAGCGCAAGCTGAATAGCTACTGGGTGAAGTTCGCCGCGCCGGCGCGCCCGCGGGCCCACGAGCACGCGGGTGCCGAGTTCATCCATGTGCTGAAGGGGCGGCTGGCGTTGACGCTGGGCACGGAGGCGCACGAACTGGACGAGGGCGACTCGATGTACTTCGACTCCGCGCAGCCGCATTCGTACTCGCGCCTGGGGGCGCGCCCGTGCGAGGCGATTGTGGTCACGACGGGCGGGTAG
- a CDS encoding fasciclin domain-containing protein: protein MGSTVRAQGKDIVDTAVGAGQFKTLAAALGAAGLVETLKGKGPFTVFAPTDAAFAKLPAGTVEMLLKPENKAKLTAILTYHVVAGKVMAADVVKVTSAKTVQGGAVAVKVTGGKVTIDAANVVTTDIAASNGVIHVIDTVLMPK, encoded by the coding sequence ATGGGCAGCACGGTTCGGGCGCAGGGCAAGGACATTGTTGACACCGCGGTCGGCGCGGGCCAGTTCAAGACGCTGGCGGCGGCGCTCGGTGCGGCCGGTCTGGTGGAGACCCTCAAGGGCAAGGGTCCGTTCACGGTGTTCGCGCCGACCGATGCGGCGTTCGCCAAGCTGCCGGCCGGCACGGTCGAGATGCTGCTGAAGCCCGAGAACAAGGCCAAGCTGACGGCCATCCTGACCTACCACGTCGTCGCCGGCAAGGTGATGGCGGCCGACGTCGTCAAGGTGACGAGCGCCAAGACTGTCCAGGGCGGTGCCGTGGCGGTGAAGGTGACCGGCGGCAAGGTGACGATTGACGCCGCCAACGTGGTGACGACCGACATCGCGGCGTCGAACGGCGTCATTCACGTCATCGACACCGTGTTGATGCCCAAGTAA